The DNA segment GAGTAGCGGTACAAGCTCTCGCGGGGCAGACGGTGGTGGCGCGCGCGCCTACTGCAGCGAGCCCTCACCCTCGGCACCGCCGGTGCGTGCCATCGCCATCTCCGTGACGGCGACCAGCATGTCGGCCCGCGCGGCAAGGCTCGCGGCCTCCAGCAGGGCCTGCTTTTCGCGCGCGCCAAACGGCGACATCATCGCCAGCGCATTCACCAGCGCCTCATTCGGTGCCTCGGTGATGCTGGACCAGTCGGCCTCAAGCTTGTTGGCGTCGAGATAGGCCGCCAGCGTGCGCAGCAAGGTCGCGCGATCGACCTCCTCGGCGCCGTAGCCCGGCGTGAAGTCACCCTCGAAGGCGGTGTAGTCGACCTCGCCCTGCCGGAACGGCGTGTCCGCCTCGACCTCGGCCACCACCCTGAACCGGGTGATACCGGTAAGGGTGACGAGGTAGCGCCCGTCGCCGCTTTCGGCGAATTCAGTGATACGCCCGACGCATCCCACGTTCTGCAGCGCCGGATTGGCGGTCGTCACCAGCGCCGGGATCGGCTGGATCAGGCCGATGACGCGCTCGCCCGCCAGCGCCGCGTCGACCATGGCCAGGTAGCGCGGTTCGAAGATGTTCAGCGGCATCTGGCAGCGCGGCAGCAGCAGCGCGCCTTCGAGCGGAAACAGCGGAATTGCGCGGGGCAGTTCCGTGGGCCCGCCATAGGGGCGATTGATCGCCATGGGATGCCCTCCGGTCAGAAATGCGGTTAGCCAGAATACGCCGGTTGTTGGTCCGGCGCCCGGGTCACGCGAAGAGAATGGATGACAGGCGTCGGCGCCCGGCGACACTGTGCTCGTCGGTCGGGCCCCAGGCCTCGAAGAACTGGACCAGCTGCTTGCGCGCGCCATCGTCGTTCCAGGCGCGATCCTTGCGCACGATGGCCAGCAGTTCGTCGACGGCCTCCTCGCGCTTGCCATGGGCATTCAGTGCCAAGGCGAGATCGAAGCGGGCCTGATGGTCGAGAGGGTTGGCGGCCACCTTGGCCTCCAGTTCGCGTACATCGCCGAGCGCGGCCGCGGCCTCTTCCAGTTCGATCGCGGCGCGCACGGCCGTGATCGTGCTGTCGCCTGCCGATTCCGGCGGCACCAGCGCCAGCGTCGCCTTCGCCTGCTCGGTGCTGCCGGCGGCGAGCTGGGTGCGGGCAAGGCCGGCAATGGCCTTGAGATTGGCGGGCTCCTCGGCGAGCACCGCGGTGAAGATCTCCACCGCCCCCATCAGGTCGCCCTCGGCAAGCGCCGCCTCGCCGCTGGCGATCACTTCGGCGATGTCGCCCTCGCCGCCATCGGCCCCGGCGGTCAGGCGGTCGACCAGCGCCTTGATCTGCGTCTCGGGCTGCGCGCCCATGAAACCGTCGACCGGCTGGCCGTTCACGAAAGCATAGACGGTCGGCAGCGACTGGATGCCGAGCTGCTGGGCAACGGAGGGGTGCTCGTCCGTGTTCATCTTGGCAAGGCGCACCTTGCCCTTCGCCTCGCGCACCACCTTCTCGATGAGCGGGGTGAGCTGGCGGCAGGGACCGCACCACGGCGCCCAGAAGTCGACCAGTACCGGGCGGCGTTTCGATTCCTCGACGACGTCGGCCATGAAGCTCCGGGTGGTGACGTCGATCACGACATCATCACCGGCCTTGGCGGCGCCGTCCTGGGCGGGATTGGCGGGCTGGTTCAGCAACATGGG comes from the Ancylobacter pratisalsi genome and includes:
- a CDS encoding LON peptidase substrate-binding domain-containing protein, whose product is MAINRPYGGPTELPRAIPLFPLEGALLLPRCQMPLNIFEPRYLAMVDAALAGERVIGLIQPIPALVTTANPALQNVGCVGRITEFAESGDGRYLVTLTGITRFRVVAEVEADTPFRQGEVDYTAFEGDFTPGYGAEEVDRATLLRTLAAYLDANKLEADWSSITEAPNEALVNALAMMSPFGAREKQALLEAASLAARADMLVAVTEMAMARTGGAEGEGSLQ
- the trxA gene encoding thioredoxin, producing MLLNQPANPAQDGAAKAGDDVVIDVTTRSFMADVVEESKRRPVLVDFWAPWCGPCRQLTPLIEKVVREAKGKVRLAKMNTDEHPSVAQQLGIQSLPTVYAFVNGQPVDGFMGAQPETQIKALVDRLTAGADGGEGDIAEVIASGEAALAEGDLMGAVEIFTAVLAEEPANLKAIAGLARTQLAAGSTEQAKATLALVPPESAGDSTITAVRAAIELEEAAAALGDVRELEAKVAANPLDHQARFDLALALNAHGKREEAVDELLAIVRKDRAWNDDGARKQLVQFFEAWGPTDEHSVAGRRRLSSILFA